The Novosphingobium terrae genome has a window encoding:
- a CDS encoding beta-N-acetylglucosaminidase domain-containing protein: MIPDLGLVEARFGRIWSEDERAYVVSTLAAVGYSFYHYGPKADRALRRDWRRPHSAEDGAMLMRLSARVRAAGMRFGMALTPVGATHPFDEQTRADLARRVAGLDAIGIDDLAIFFDDLRGDMPDLAARQAEVVNFCAALTKATRVYTCPTYYADDRILDVVFGERPANYLADLGRLLDPQVQVYWTGEEVCARAIEPAHLARVAQELGRKVCLWDNYPVNDGSRMSRFLHLRGLTGRLANNAAHISGHALNPAIQAYLTCIPALTLPMLYQQGEGYSYGAGFSAAARQLLGDDFAARLQEDLLIFQDIGHERLGARADRLRQRYDKLDHPAAREILRWLDGEDLMTDDEVQTQ; encoded by the coding sequence ATGATCCCCGATCTGGGTCTTGTCGAAGCCCGCTTCGGTCGCATCTGGAGCGAGGACGAACGCGCCTATGTCGTCAGCACGCTGGCGGCGGTGGGCTACAGCTTCTACCACTACGGCCCCAAGGCCGACCGCGCCCTGCGCCGCGACTGGCGCCGCCCCCACAGCGCCGAGGATGGCGCGATGCTGATGCGCCTCTCGGCTCGCGTCCGCGCGGCAGGCATGCGCTTCGGCATGGCGCTGACCCCCGTGGGCGCCACGCATCCCTTTGACGAGCAAACCCGCGCCGATCTGGCCCGCCGCGTCGCCGGGCTCGACGCCATCGGCATCGACGATCTGGCCATCTTCTTCGACGATCTGCGCGGCGATATGCCGGACCTCGCCGCCCGTCAGGCCGAGGTGGTGAACTTCTGCGCCGCCCTCACCAAGGCCACGCGCGTCTACACCTGCCCGACCTATTACGCCGATGACCGCATTCTCGATGTCGTCTTTGGCGAGAGGCCCGCCAATTACCTTGCCGATCTGGGCCGCCTGCTCGATCCCCAAGTGCAGGTCTACTGGACGGGCGAGGAGGTCTGCGCCCGTGCCATCGAACCGGCCCATCTGGCCCGCGTGGCGCAGGAGCTGGGCCGCAAGGTTTGCCTGTGGGACAATTATCCGGTGAACGACGGCTCACGCATGTCGCGCTTTCTGCATCTGCGGGGGCTGACGGGGCGCTTGGCCAACAATGCGGCGCATATCAGCGGCCATGCGCTCAACCCGGCGATACAGGCGTATCTCACATGCATTCCGGCGCTGACCTTGCCGATGCTCTACCAGCAGGGTGAAGGCTACAGCTATGGCGCGGGTTTCTCGGCTGCGGCCCGCCAGCTGCTGGGCGATGATTTTGCCGCACGCCTTCAGGAAGATCTTCTGATCTTTCAGGATATCGGCCATGAGCGGCTCGGCGCGCGCGCGGATCGCCTGCGCCAGCGCTACGACAAACTCGACCACCCCGCCGCCCGCGAGATCCTGCGCTGGCTCGATGGCGAAGATCTGATGACGGACGACGAAGTGCAGACCCAATAA